The DNA window TACATAAGAAGTCTAGTgcttaaataatgaaaattatatttacaggaaatgatttaaacagtaaatcaaataaaatcatttgaattataattgatttgtcAATCAGTAGTAAATCTTTAAtcaattagcaaatcaattagtttAATTGATTCGTTACTGATTAATATTCCATTCTGGTCATTTAACAAAACTAATTGATTTACTACTGACTTCCTGGTATTTTCTTACTAGGAAGATTAAGAGATAATTCTACATCTATTATCTCTGTTTCTTCAGATTGTCTGTCAAATTATCTTCTGTAATTTTTGCATCACCTGGACAATCATTCAAAGGATGAACTCCTATCATCTCCTTGATATCTCCCTCCATACTAATTGCTTCATTTTTTGTGAATACATTATTTTCACTAGTTGGTTCTTCCTTTAAATTCTCCTTTTCCGCCCCTTCCTGCGTCTGCAAATCAGATTCTTCATTCTTGGATGAGTTTAGAGCATCTGCAACAACAGGCTCTGCCTGAACTACTGACTTCTCATCACCTGTTTAATCCTGGCATCTTTCAGCCATCATATGATCATCGTCAGGTTGTTTAACGTCCATTACATCATGATGCTTACCTTCTACATGTTCAAAGTTTCCTATGGCAGCTTCTCCCTCTTTAATAGATTCTACATTTTTGTTAGCTTCTTCCACTTCAAAAGATTCTATATTTTCATCGCCTTCCTCTTCTTTAATAGATTCTACATTCTATTGCTCTTCAATAGATGTTTCACCATTTTTTTTGAGATGCAACATCTTTTGGAAACTCTCCAATTTCTTTATTGACAATTTTCTCCACTTCAAGTGACCTCTCAGTAGTTTCTACAGCTTCAACATATTCCGTTTCTCTAAGAAACCCTGTTTCCACATATCATCATTAGGGCATTCTTCAATTGTAGAATCCAGTCTCCTCCTCCACTAGTATCTCCTCAGAATCCATGTTATTTTTACATTCTTCAGTCTTATCATCTCCCATTTTAATCTCTGGTGAAGATTTTGCAGTTTCTACCTCTTCAAGAAATTTCAAATCTTCTGGGTTCCCCAGCTTCCTCTTTCTCTGTAGATTCCAGATCATGAGAAAATTCTGCATTCATCACCTCTTCACCATGCTGTTGATCTGAATGTTCCTCATCTTCAACTTTAGATGCCATTTGGGTCCTCTTTCCACCCCTTGAAGTAGGAGTCCTTCTCACTGGCGCTCTCCTTGCTACAGTTGGCGCCCTCCTTGCTACAGTTCTGGTTCTTTTATTTCCAGTTGAAGCTTGCGGTGTTTCTTGGACAGCTGCAAAATGGAACAATAGTTGAGAAAAGACATGTTGATGTATTCTACAGGCATAGTGTTTTAGTATCTTTGGGAACTTTTGCATTGGACATGTCTTGGACAGCCATAGAGTCAAATACTATATTTAAGTATAGGCTAGTGAAGATTTGCTGCGAAGTTCTAGACCCGCCCTCCAACTCACCCTTTTAGCAATGCACGAAATCTATGCAATatgttgggtattggttggcccaacattgtggtccaatctctagtaacccgcttattggacttgacctaataatataaatagatactactctcttggtgggaggcCGATGTCAAATTTCTTTGTGGTGTTTAGATGCTAGTGAGAGGGTTgcctcctttgtgtgagatagtggtgcaacggaatcgataaacaagaggaccgagccaaacttcaatcgcattcacacccaacagtggtatcagaactagggtttagggtttgtaattggAGTTTGAGATTGGGTTGGAGGATATAAGTTATCTTCACCAATAAGCGTAGATCTGTCCTTGTTTCTTCCTTAATCCTCTTCTTTTATTCTCTACTTCTGTTGCTactggaggaagaagaaagccgcTGTCGCCTTTGGAGAAGAAGTCGTTGTTGACTTGTTCAACCGTTGTCGGTGTCGCGTTTGTCGCGACCGTTGAGAATCAAAGCCGCCGCCGTGCCGCTACTATGCCTCTACCGTGCCGCTGTCGTGCCGCTACCGTGCCGCTGCCGTGCCGCTGTCGTGCCGCTATTGTGCCTCTACCGTGCCGCTGTCATGCCGCTGCCGTGCCGCTATCGTGCCGCTACCGTGCCGCTTTCGTGCCTCTGTCGTGCCGCTGCTGAGAAGACGAAGCAGCAAATCCCCGAGCGGGGTGGGTAAGTTGAAACTTTCTTTAAGTTTCGCAAGGTATCATACATTGAACCCTCCTATTAAATTCTGccaattgattgttgattgtttttaatttgtttgatagcatGTCTGGTGTTAATCAATATGGTATGGTTTCGTTTGACGGAAAAACTGATTTTAGGGAAGTCATGCATGTGAGGGGTAGATCTCAGGGTAGGTCTAGTGCCCaaaagtgttataattgtcatgagtctggtcattttatcaaggactgtcctaagcctaagagaaatcagcatgttgaaaatGCTAATGTGGCTGTTTGTGAG is part of the Impatiens glandulifera chromosome 1, dImpGla2.1, whole genome shotgun sequence genome and encodes:
- the LOC124931527 gene encoding uncharacterized protein LOC124931527, encoding MQKFPKILKHYACRIHQHVFSQLLFHFAAVQETPQASTGNKRTRTVARRAPTVARRAPVRRTPTSRGGKRTQMASKVEDEEHSDQQHGEERKRKLGNPEDLKFLEEVETAKSSPEIKMGDDKTEEWFLRETEYVEAVETTERSLEVEKIVNKEIGEFPKDNVESIKEEEGDENIESFEVEEANKNVESIKEGEAAIGNFEHVEGDEKSVVQAEPVVADALNSSKNEESDLQTQEGAEKENLKEEPTSENNVFTKNEAISMEGDIKEMIGVHPLNDCPATLRRFKLHPLSTTSSDTPAIQTITRCHQHPVTFWRFKPSLAIINIQRHSVDSNRHSMSLTSHSLGNILSDLIAVQGSSSWIMQKLKEHGIESILYMKLVSDPWQEWLNRGFAFLQFLCHAEAMLAFKRLQKPDDVFGHAKRTAKVAFAEPLNEPNPDVMAQVKSVSWMWSLQIGMRKGSHEAAVACVDDITNRELGDMKVILTNTEVSLNGFSLIVALDKEIT